One Microcebus murinus isolate Inina chromosome 22, M.murinus_Inina_mat1.0, whole genome shotgun sequence DNA segment encodes these proteins:
- the SMTN gene encoding smoothelin isoform X2: protein MADEALAGLDEGALRKLLEVTADLAERRRIRSAIRELQRQELEREEEALASKRFRAERQDNKENWLHSQQREAEQRAALARLAGRLESISDVEELTTLLRSAGEYEERKLIRAAIRRVRAQEIEAATLAGRLCSGHPNSGSRDDSKGRAARRLERREVPEREEREQQAEVPESTPTPEGTSHDVTTVTLLLRVPPGGTPSSPASPNSSPTAASPEPLLEPAEAHCPAAEAPGSPEPPPSPPKATSPEPQESPAPPSTERPVVNKLLSGPTEPPAAQSPTRGPSDTKRADQAGSRPCQRSLSVLTPRQPAQNRESTPLASGPSPFQRAGSVRDRVRKFTSDSPLAAGLQDGPVRAALGSLTPTRLLGPSLTSTTPASSSSGSSSHSPSDTSSRSSKEQRGTARPLGQLQSCPREDSPSGRGSAARSLENAAGGAVARSEESSAPLPVAIGTAEPGGSMKTTFTIEIKDGRGQASTGRVLLPTGNQRAELTLGLRAPPTLLSTSSGGKNTITHVSGPGTLARLGSVTHVTSFSHASPGGRGGSSIKMEPEPAEPPSAAVEAANGAEQSRADKAPGGRSPLSAEELMAIEDEGVLDKMLDQTTDFEERKLIRAALRELRQRKRDQRDKERERRLQEARARPGDSRGNTATETTTRHSQRAADGSAVSTVTKTERLVHSNDGTRTARTTTVESSFVRRSENGSGSTMMQTKTFSSSSSSKKMGSIFDREDQASPRPGSLAALEKRQAEKKKELMKAQSLPKTSASQARKAMIEKLEKEGAAGSPGGPRTAVQRSTSFGVPNANSIKQMLLDWCRAKTRGYEHVDIQNFSSSWSDGMAFCALVHNFFPEAFDYGQLSPQNRRQNFEVAFSSAETHADCPQLLDTEDMVRLREPDWKCVYTYIQEFYRCLVQKGLVKTKKS, encoded by the exons ATGGCGGACGAGGCTTTAGCTGGGCTGGATGAGGGAGCCCTTCGGAAGCTG cTGGAGGTCACAGCAGATCTGGCAGAGCGACGGCGCATCCGCTCAGCCATCCGGGAGCTGCAGCGGCAGGAGCTGGAGCGTGAGGAGGAGGCCCTAGCATCTAAGCGCTTCCGTGCAGAACGGCAGGACAACAAGGAGAACTGGCTGCA CTCTCAGCAGCGGGAAGCCGAGCAGCGGGCCGCCCTGGCACGGCTGGCAGGGCGGCTGGAGTCCATAAGTGATGTGGAGGAGCTGACCACGCTG TTGCGAAGCGCCGGTGAGTATGAGGAACGCAAGCTGATCCGAGCCGCCATCCGCCGCGTCCGGGCTCAGGAGATTGAGG CGGCCACCTTGGCTGGGAGGTTGTGCAGTGGGCATCCCAACAGTGGCTCGAGAGACGACAGCAAGGGGCGGGCAGCACGTAGGCTGGAACGGCGTGAG GTGCCAGAGCGAGAGGAACGGGAGCAGCAGGCAGAGGTCCCAGAGTCAACCCCAACCCCTGAGGGCACCAGCCATGATGTGACCACAGTGACACTCCTGCTGCGAGTCCCGCCGGGGGGCACACCCAGCTCACCTGCCTCACCCAACAGTTCACCCACCGCTGCCTCTCCTGAGCCTCTGCTGGAGCCTGCCGAGGCCCATTGTCCTGCAGCTGAGGCTCCAGGCAGCCCTGAGCCACCCCCCAGCCCACCCAAGGCCACCAGCCCTGAACCCCAGGAGTCTCCAGCACCCCCCAGCACTGAGAGGCCAGTGGTCAACAAG CTCCTGTCTGGTCCCACAGAGCCCCCTGCTGCCCAGAGCCCTACCAGAGGCCCCTCTGACACCAAGAGAGCAG ACCAGGCTGGATCCCGACCCTGCCAACGCTCCCTGTCTGTGCTCACTCCCCGCCAGCCAGCCCAGAACCGAG AGTCCACCCCACTGGCCAGTGGACCTTCCCCGTTCCAGCGGGCTGGCTCTGTGCGTGACCGCGTCCGCAAGTTCACATCGGATTCTCCTCTGGCTGCTGGGCTCCAGGACGGCCCAGTCCGCGCTGCCCTAGGTTCCCTGACCCCCACAAGGCTCCTGGGCCCCTCCCTCACCAGCaccacccctgcctcctcctccagcgGCTCCTCCTCTCACAGTCCAAGTGACACCTCCTCTCGGTCCAGCAAGGAGCAACGAGGAACAGCCCGGCCCCTGGGCCAGCTTCAGAGCTGCCCCCGGGAGGACAGCCCCAGTGGGCGGGGCTCAGCTGCCAGGTCCCTTGAAAACGCAGCAGGGGGGGCCGTGGCCCGCTCAGAGGAGTCCAGTGCCCCGCTGCCCGTGGCCATCGGCACCGCCGAGCCAGGGGGCAGCATGAAGACCACATTCACCATTGAGATCAAGGATGGCCGTGGCCAGGCCTCCACAGGCCGGGTGCTGCTGCCCACAGGCAACCAGAGGGCAG aaCTGACGCTGGGGCTGCGGGCGCCCCCCACCCTCCTCAGCACCAGCAGTGGGGGCAAGAACACCATCACGCATGTGAGCGGCCCTGGGACCCTGGCCCGGCTGGGCAGTGTCACTCACGTCACCAGCTTCAGCCATGCCTCCCCTGGTGGCAGAGGAGGCAGCAGCATTAAG ATGGAGCCGGAGCCGGCGGAGCCTCCCTCAGCGGCGGTGGAAGCGGCCAATGGTGCGGAGCAGAGCCGGGCGGACAAAGCGCCAGGTGGGCGGAGCCCACTGAGTGCCGAGGAGCTGATGGCCATCGAGGATGAGGGCGTGCTGGACAAGATG CTGGATCAGACCACAGACTTTGAAGAGCGGAAGCTCATCCGGGCCGCACTGCGTGAGCTCCGACAAAGGAAGAGAG ACCAGCGGGACAAGGAGCGAGAACGGCGGCTGCAGGAGGCTCGGGCCCGGCCAGGGGACAGCCGTGGCAACACAGCCACCGAGACCACCACGCGGCACAGCCAGCGGGCGGCCGATGGCTCAGCTGTCAGCACTGTCACCAAGACCGAGCGGCTCGTCCACTCCA ATGATGGCACCCGGACGGCCCGCACCACCACAGTGGAGTCGAGTTTCGTGAGGCGCTCAGAGA ATGGCAGTGGCAGCACCATGATGCAAACCAagaccttctcctcctcctcctcatccaaGAAGATGGGCAG CATCTTCGACCGCGAGGACCAGGCCAGCCCGCGGCCCGGCAGCCTGGCGGCGCTGGAGAAGCGCCAGgcggagaagaagaaagagctgaTGAAGGCACAGAGTCTGCCCAAGACCTCAGCCTCTCAGGCGCGCAAGGCCATGATCGAGAAGCTGGAGAAGGAGGGCGCCGCGGG CAGCCCGGGCGGACCCCGCACAGCGGTGCAGCGCTCCACCAGTTTCGGGGTCCCCAACGCCAACAGCATCAAACAGATGTTGCTGGACTGGTGCCGAGCCAAGACACGTGGCTACGAG CACGTGGACATTCAGAACTTCTCCTCGAGCTGGAGCGATGGGATGGCCTTCTGTGCCCTGGTGCACAACTTCTTCCCTGAGGCCTTTGACTATGGGCAGCTCAGCCCTCAAAACCGGCGCCAGAACTTTGAGGTGGCCTTCTCATCCGCTGA GACCCATGCGGACTGCCCGCAGCTCCTGGATACAGAGGACATGGTGCGGCTTCGAGAGCCTGACTGGAAGTGCGTGTACACGTACATCCAGGAGTTCTACCGCTGTCTGGTCCAGAAGGGGCTGGTAAAAACCAAAAAGTCCTAA
- the LOC142863487 gene encoding uncharacterized protein LOC142863487, whose amino-acid sequence MPGVPGPGPELAAALEEHLGRALEELHAVAEAGRVAVTQAAEAAVAAVEPVAQAAEELRAETVALSRRLDALGRQVEVLSLRLGVPLVPDLEPELEPSELLLAAADPEAFFQAAEDAGTPVAHPPAFSTRRRSSAGTARSSSLVSSSGLWDRVVLSQVLPLLRDLKCVTTFSEPQFTYLYYRGLGCSQTEARRCQASALRHEWPSPPVPGPPPHAGQASLKQLPPRLSLPL is encoded by the coding sequence ATGCCGGGGGTTCCAGGGCCTGGGCCTGAGCTGGCTGCAGCCCTGGAGGAGCATTTGGGCCGGGCCTTGGAGGAACTGCACGCAGTGGCTGAGGCAGGCCGGGTGGCAGTGACCCAGGCAGCCGAGGCAGCTGTGGCGGCCGTGGAGCCAGTGGCCCAGGCAGCCGAAGAGCTGCGGGCGGAGACGGTAGCACTGAGCCGGCGGCTGGACGCGCTGGGCAGGCAGGTGGAGGTGCTGAGCCTACGGCTGGGGGTCCCACTTGTGCCCGACCTTGAGCCTGAGCTGGAGCCCAGCGAGCTGCTCCTGGCTGCTGCAGACCCCGAGGCCTTCTTCCAGGCAGCCGAGGATGCAGGGACCCCCGTAGCCCACCCACCTGCCTTCAGCACCCGCCGCCGCTCCTCTGCCGGCACTGCCCGCAGCAGCAGTCTTGTAAGTTCCTCTGGGCTGTGGGACAGGGTGGTTTTGAGTCAGGTTCTGCCTTTACTGAGGGACCTTAAGTGTGTCAccaccttctctgagcctcagtttacctatcTGTACTACAGGGGACTGGGGTGCTCCCAGACTGAGGCAAGAAGGTGCCAGGCTTCAGCCCTGAGGCACGAATGGCCCAGCCCCCCCGTCCCAGGCCCACCCCCCCACGCTGGCCAAGCCTCCCTGAAACAGCTGCCACCTCGGCTCTCCTTACCCTTGTAG
- the SMTN gene encoding smoothelin isoform X1, with protein sequence MADEALAGLDEGALRKLLEVTADLAERRRIRSAIRELQRQELEREEEALASKRFRAERQDNKENWLHSQQREAEQRAALARLAGRLESISDVEELTTLLRSAGEYEERKLIRAAIRRVRAQEIEAATLAGRLCSGHPNSGSRDDSKGRAARRLERREVPEREEREQQAEVPESTPTPEGTSHDVTTVTLLLRVPPGGTPSSPASPNSSPTAASPEPLLEPAEAHCPAAEAPGSPEPPPSPPKATSPEPQESPAPPSTERPVVNKLLSGPTEPPAAQSPTRGPSDTKRADQAGSRPCQRSLSVLTPRQPAQNRESTPLASGPSPFQRAGSVRDRVRKFTSDSPLAAGLQDGPVRAALGSLTPTRLLGPSLTSTTPASSSSGSSSHSPSDTSSRSSKEQRGTARPLGQLQSCPREDSPSGRGSAARSLENAAGGAVARSEESSAPLPVAIGTAEPGGSMKTTFTIEIKDGRGQASTGRVLLPTGNQRAELTLGLRAPPTLLSTSSGGKNTITHVSGPGTLARLGSVTHVTSFSHASPGGRGGSSIKMEPEPAEPPSAAVEAANGAEQSRADKAPGGRSPLSAEELMAIEDEGVLDKMLDQTTDFEERKLIRAALRELRQRKRDQRDKERERRLQEARARPGDSRGNTATETTTRHSQRAADGSAVSTVTKTERLVHSNDGTRTARTTTVESSFVRRSENGSGSTMMQTKTFSSSSSSKKMGSIFDREDQASPRPGSLAALEKRQAEKKKELMKAQSLPKTSASQARKAMIEKLEKEGAAGSPGGPRTAVQRSTSFGVPNANSIKQMLLDWCRAKTRGYEHVDIQNFSSSWSDGMAFCALVHNFFPEAFDYGQLSPQNRRQNFEVAFSSAEMLVDCVPLVEVEDMMIMGKKPDPKCVFTYVQSLYNHLRRHELRLRGKNV encoded by the exons ATGGCGGACGAGGCTTTAGCTGGGCTGGATGAGGGAGCCCTTCGGAAGCTG cTGGAGGTCACAGCAGATCTGGCAGAGCGACGGCGCATCCGCTCAGCCATCCGGGAGCTGCAGCGGCAGGAGCTGGAGCGTGAGGAGGAGGCCCTAGCATCTAAGCGCTTCCGTGCAGAACGGCAGGACAACAAGGAGAACTGGCTGCA CTCTCAGCAGCGGGAAGCCGAGCAGCGGGCCGCCCTGGCACGGCTGGCAGGGCGGCTGGAGTCCATAAGTGATGTGGAGGAGCTGACCACGCTG TTGCGAAGCGCCGGTGAGTATGAGGAACGCAAGCTGATCCGAGCCGCCATCCGCCGCGTCCGGGCTCAGGAGATTGAGG CGGCCACCTTGGCTGGGAGGTTGTGCAGTGGGCATCCCAACAGTGGCTCGAGAGACGACAGCAAGGGGCGGGCAGCACGTAGGCTGGAACGGCGTGAG GTGCCAGAGCGAGAGGAACGGGAGCAGCAGGCAGAGGTCCCAGAGTCAACCCCAACCCCTGAGGGCACCAGCCATGATGTGACCACAGTGACACTCCTGCTGCGAGTCCCGCCGGGGGGCACACCCAGCTCACCTGCCTCACCCAACAGTTCACCCACCGCTGCCTCTCCTGAGCCTCTGCTGGAGCCTGCCGAGGCCCATTGTCCTGCAGCTGAGGCTCCAGGCAGCCCTGAGCCACCCCCCAGCCCACCCAAGGCCACCAGCCCTGAACCCCAGGAGTCTCCAGCACCCCCCAGCACTGAGAGGCCAGTGGTCAACAAG CTCCTGTCTGGTCCCACAGAGCCCCCTGCTGCCCAGAGCCCTACCAGAGGCCCCTCTGACACCAAGAGAGCAG ACCAGGCTGGATCCCGACCCTGCCAACGCTCCCTGTCTGTGCTCACTCCCCGCCAGCCAGCCCAGAACCGAG AGTCCACCCCACTGGCCAGTGGACCTTCCCCGTTCCAGCGGGCTGGCTCTGTGCGTGACCGCGTCCGCAAGTTCACATCGGATTCTCCTCTGGCTGCTGGGCTCCAGGACGGCCCAGTCCGCGCTGCCCTAGGTTCCCTGACCCCCACAAGGCTCCTGGGCCCCTCCCTCACCAGCaccacccctgcctcctcctccagcgGCTCCTCCTCTCACAGTCCAAGTGACACCTCCTCTCGGTCCAGCAAGGAGCAACGAGGAACAGCCCGGCCCCTGGGCCAGCTTCAGAGCTGCCCCCGGGAGGACAGCCCCAGTGGGCGGGGCTCAGCTGCCAGGTCCCTTGAAAACGCAGCAGGGGGGGCCGTGGCCCGCTCAGAGGAGTCCAGTGCCCCGCTGCCCGTGGCCATCGGCACCGCCGAGCCAGGGGGCAGCATGAAGACCACATTCACCATTGAGATCAAGGATGGCCGTGGCCAGGCCTCCACAGGCCGGGTGCTGCTGCCCACAGGCAACCAGAGGGCAG aaCTGACGCTGGGGCTGCGGGCGCCCCCCACCCTCCTCAGCACCAGCAGTGGGGGCAAGAACACCATCACGCATGTGAGCGGCCCTGGGACCCTGGCCCGGCTGGGCAGTGTCACTCACGTCACCAGCTTCAGCCATGCCTCCCCTGGTGGCAGAGGAGGCAGCAGCATTAAG ATGGAGCCGGAGCCGGCGGAGCCTCCCTCAGCGGCGGTGGAAGCGGCCAATGGTGCGGAGCAGAGCCGGGCGGACAAAGCGCCAGGTGGGCGGAGCCCACTGAGTGCCGAGGAGCTGATGGCCATCGAGGATGAGGGCGTGCTGGACAAGATG CTGGATCAGACCACAGACTTTGAAGAGCGGAAGCTCATCCGGGCCGCACTGCGTGAGCTCCGACAAAGGAAGAGAG ACCAGCGGGACAAGGAGCGAGAACGGCGGCTGCAGGAGGCTCGGGCCCGGCCAGGGGACAGCCGTGGCAACACAGCCACCGAGACCACCACGCGGCACAGCCAGCGGGCGGCCGATGGCTCAGCTGTCAGCACTGTCACCAAGACCGAGCGGCTCGTCCACTCCA ATGATGGCACCCGGACGGCCCGCACCACCACAGTGGAGTCGAGTTTCGTGAGGCGCTCAGAGA ATGGCAGTGGCAGCACCATGATGCAAACCAagaccttctcctcctcctcctcatccaaGAAGATGGGCAG CATCTTCGACCGCGAGGACCAGGCCAGCCCGCGGCCCGGCAGCCTGGCGGCGCTGGAGAAGCGCCAGgcggagaagaagaaagagctgaTGAAGGCACAGAGTCTGCCCAAGACCTCAGCCTCTCAGGCGCGCAAGGCCATGATCGAGAAGCTGGAGAAGGAGGGCGCCGCGGG CAGCCCGGGCGGACCCCGCACAGCGGTGCAGCGCTCCACCAGTTTCGGGGTCCCCAACGCCAACAGCATCAAACAGATGTTGCTGGACTGGTGCCGAGCCAAGACACGTGGCTACGAG CACGTGGACATTCAGAACTTCTCCTCGAGCTGGAGCGATGGGATGGCCTTCTGTGCCCTGGTGCACAACTTCTTCCCTGAGGCCTTTGACTATGGGCAGCTCAGCCCTCAAAACCGGCGCCAGAACTTTGAGGTGGCCTTCTCATCCGCTGA